In the Bacillus shivajii genome, one interval contains:
- the lpdD gene encoding prenylated flavin chaperone LpdD, whose protein sequence is MIECEVTKVGEDDSILVVGGTRHHIGAVVIATWEDHYVKVVSHGLPHHKEEELFIELAKVWCETFKRTTMITGGIHIDHATKEEIKMLVDETWRKFFILMSDQKIQSISNL, encoded by the coding sequence ATGATTGAATGTGAAGTAACGAAAGTTGGTGAAGATGATTCAATTCTTGTTGTCGGAGGAACACGACATCATATCGGTGCTGTGGTTATTGCAACATGGGAGGACCATTATGTAAAGGTCGTTAGTCATGGTTTACCTCACCATAAAGAAGAAGAACTTTTTATTGAACTGGCAAAAGTTTGGTGTGAAACATTTAAACGAACGACTATGATTACAGGTGGCATTCATATAGATCACGCGACAAAAGAGGAAATAAAAATGCTAGTCGATGAAACTTGGAGAAAGTTTTTCATTTTAATGTCTGATCAAAAGATCCAATCTATAAGTAATTTATAA
- the moaD gene encoding molybdopterin converting factor subunit 1: MIRILLFAELEEIVGQREITIEKSEMKIADIRNHLLENNEGLNGIKHAMAAVNEEFADNETTVKDGDVVAFIPPVSGG, from the coding sequence ATGATTCGCATTTTATTGTTTGCTGAATTAGAAGAAATTGTTGGTCAACGTGAAATAACGATTGAGAAAAGTGAGATGAAAATAGCTGACATTCGTAATCATTTATTAGAAAATAATGAAGGGTTAAATGGAATCAAACACGCAATGGCAGCAGTGAATGAAGAATTTGCAGATAATGAGACAACGGTTAAAGATGGCGACGTTGTTGCATTTATTCCTCCTGTAAGTGGGGGTTAA